The Prochlorococcus marinus str. MIT 9301 genome window below encodes:
- the lspA gene encoding signal peptidase II, giving the protein MINKIQTKLYFFSLSIFIVLIDQFTKYFIFYNHKIFLNKDFLLFKLDFVKNYGAAFNIFSGSRVFLSLISIFFSILIIYLMFRKNTLNSLDLYSYSFILGGTIGNGIDRIYKGFVVDFINLNIINFPVFNIADISINIGFIILLYNIFKNNR; this is encoded by the coding sequence ATGATTAATAAAATACAAACAAAATTATATTTTTTTTCATTAAGTATTTTTATTGTTCTAATAGATCAGTTTACGAAATATTTTATATTTTATAATCATAAAATTTTTTTAAATAAAGATTTTCTTTTATTCAAATTAGACTTTGTAAAAAATTACGGAGCAGCATTTAATATATTTAGTGGTAGTAGAGTATTTTTATCTTTAATAAGTATTTTTTTCTCTATATTAATTATTTATTTAATGTTTAGGAAGAATACTTTAAACTCATTAGATCTATATTCTTATAGCTTTATTCTTGGAGGAACTATTGGTAATGGTATAGATAGGATATATAAAGGTTTTGTAGTTGATTTTATAAATTTAAATATTATAAATTTTCCAGTATTTAATATTGCTGATATATCTATTAATATTGGGTTCATTATTTTACTGTATAACATTTTTAAAAATAATCGATAA
- a CDS encoding biotin transporter BioY gives MSLQSLVITSMIPVYIPLPFIYKSSNNFELPITWQIPTVILLTLIFHKKVVFRAFSIYIILGLFIFPIFHQGGSMGYLLTPNFGYLLGYYPLIKIIDNLNNRNKINVRSFLKNGLIAIVAMHLTGILYNFVQIILYSQFNLFLYNLGKYSLGKIGYHFLMLFPLLLLIKPIERLKHNK, from the coding sequence GTGAGTCTTCAATCACTTGTAATAACATCAATGATACCTGTTTATATTCCTCTACCTTTTATCTATAAATCTAGCAATAACTTTGAGTTGCCTATCACATGGCAAATTCCAACCGTAATTTTATTAACACTTATATTCCATAAAAAGGTTGTTTTCAGAGCATTTTCTATATATATAATTTTGGGGTTATTTATATTTCCTATCTTTCATCAAGGAGGTTCAATGGGTTATTTGCTCACTCCAAATTTTGGTTATTTATTAGGTTATTATCCATTAATCAAAATAATTGATAATTTAAACAATAGAAATAAAATAAACGTTAGAAGTTTTTTAAAAAACGGATTAATAGCAATAGTTGCTATGCATTTAACTGGAATATTATACAACTTCGTACAAATAATATTGTACAGTCAATTTAATTTATTTTTATATAATTTAGGGAAATACTCATTAGGTAAGATTGGATATCATTTTTTAATGCTTTTTCCACTTTTATTACTTATTAAACCTATAGAACGTTTAAAACATAACAAATAA
- a CDS encoding ABC transporter permease translates to MSRNISIKEALGMATKTLVSNKLRSSLTMLGIIIGNASVITLVGLGRGAQTLAKNQLSNLGANVLFIVPGNNDTRRRGISFPKNLVLEDAIAISNQVPTVKKVAPQISANEIVQSNSKSLNISIAGVTPEFLEVRSFEVDKGRFLSKSDVNSARSYVVIGPDLKDEFFKDKSSSLGKKIRIKDHTYEIIGILKPKGAVFGSNQDKNAYIPLTTMVNRITGKDPTYGVSLSFISVEAINKNATSAAKFQITNLLRQRHKIIRDDDFAVRSQEDALNIVTNITSGLTFLLAGIGAVSLVVGGIGIMNIMLVSVSERTEEIGLRKAIGAKQSDILIQFLIEALILSTIGGLIGTTTGLSGVFLLSLITPLPASVGITTTFSTMIISGSIGLIFGVLPAKRASKLDPIVALRSL, encoded by the coding sequence ATGTCTAGGAATATTTCAATAAAAGAAGCCTTAGGCATGGCAACAAAAACTTTAGTTTCGAACAAATTGAGAAGTTCGTTAACAATGCTTGGGATAATTATAGGAAATGCCTCAGTTATTACACTTGTTGGACTTGGTAGAGGTGCTCAAACATTAGCAAAGAACCAATTAAGTAATTTAGGTGCCAATGTTTTATTTATCGTTCCAGGAAATAATGACACAAGAAGAAGGGGTATTTCATTTCCTAAAAACCTAGTTTTAGAAGATGCAATAGCAATAAGCAACCAAGTACCAACAGTTAAAAAAGTAGCTCCTCAAATCTCTGCTAACGAAATAGTGCAATCAAATTCTAAAAGTTTAAATATATCAATTGCTGGTGTTACTCCTGAATTTCTTGAAGTAAGAAGCTTTGAAGTTGATAAGGGTAGATTTCTATCAAAAAGTGATGTTAATAGTGCAAGAAGTTATGTTGTGATAGGTCCTGATCTTAAAGATGAATTTTTCAAAGATAAATCTTCATCACTTGGAAAAAAAATCAGAATTAAAGACCATACTTATGAAATTATCGGAATATTAAAACCCAAAGGTGCTGTATTTGGAAGTAATCAAGACAAAAATGCTTATATTCCATTAACCACAATGGTCAATAGGATTACAGGAAAGGACCCGACATATGGAGTAAGTTTAAGCTTCATAAGTGTTGAAGCGATAAATAAAAATGCAACTAGTGCTGCTAAATTTCAGATTACTAATTTATTAAGGCAAAGACATAAAATAATAAGAGATGATGACTTTGCGGTTAGATCGCAAGAAGATGCGCTGAATATAGTAACCAACATAACAAGTGGATTAACGTTTTTATTGGCTGGTATTGGTGCAGTATCTTTAGTGGTTGGAGGCATAGGAATCATGAATATTATGCTAGTTTCTGTAAGCGAAAGGACTGAAGAGATTGGACTTAGAAAAGCAATAGGAGCTAAACAGTCAGATATATTAATTCAATTTTTAATTGAGGCATTGATTTTATCTACAATTGGAGGATTAATTGGAACAACAACTGGATTATCAGGTGTTTTTCTTTTATCTCTGATAACACCTCTTCCTGCATCGGTAGGAATTACAACTACTTTTTCCACCATGATCATTTCAGGATCAATAGGTTTAATCTTTGGCGTTTTACCTGCAAAAAGAGCTTCTAAATTAGATCCAATTGTTGCATTAAGAAGTTTATAA
- the pyk gene encoding pyruvate kinase, translated as MSNIDLKRRTKIVATIGPATQSEEIITNLIKAGVTTFRLNFSHGDHKDHADRIKTIREVSKKLDIDIGILQDLQGPKIRLGRFKDGPVKVKKGDKFTLTSNEVECTNTIANVTYEKLSQEVSEGKRILLDDGKIEMIVEKVDTKANNLECMVTVGGVLSNNKGVNFPDVQLSVKALTEKDKKDLKFGLSEGVDWIALSFVRNPSDINEIKDLINKNGHSTPVVAKIEKFEAIDQIDTVLPLCDGVMVARGDLGVEMPAEEVPLLQKELIRKANSLGIPIITATQMLDSMASNPRPTRAEVSDVANAILDGTDAVMLSNETAVGDYPVEAVETMATIARRIERDYPLKAIESHLPSTIPNAISAAVSNIARQLEAGAIIPLTKSGSTARNVSKFRPPTPILATTTERSVARRLQLVWGVTPIVVKNDERTAKTFSLAMQIAQEMGILNQGDLVVQTAGTLTGISGSTDLIKVGLVRRIVSRGISIGEIGVTGKARIIKNNLDISLICPGEILFVPKELMKNIPLSKNIAGIVTNQNVNDVYAFFNKNNKKISTICNLENMDSHQISNGDLITLQLNEGVIYMGQIEDDDAIDKYKYV; from the coding sequence ATGTCGAATATTGATTTAAAAAGAAGAACAAAAATAGTAGCAACTATTGGCCCTGCAACTCAATCTGAAGAGATAATTACAAATTTAATTAAAGCTGGAGTAACAACATTCAGATTAAATTTCTCACATGGCGATCATAAAGATCATGCTGATAGAATAAAAACCATAAGGGAAGTATCAAAAAAGTTAGATATAGATATTGGGATATTGCAAGATCTACAAGGACCTAAAATAAGATTAGGGCGCTTTAAAGATGGGCCAGTAAAAGTTAAAAAAGGCGATAAATTCACACTTACATCAAATGAAGTCGAATGTACGAATACTATTGCAAATGTTACCTACGAAAAACTTTCTCAAGAAGTTAGCGAAGGAAAAAGAATACTTTTAGATGATGGAAAAATAGAAATGATTGTAGAAAAAGTTGATACAAAAGCTAATAATTTGGAGTGCATGGTAACTGTAGGAGGGGTTCTTTCAAACAATAAAGGTGTTAATTTTCCAGATGTTCAATTATCAGTAAAAGCATTAACAGAAAAAGATAAAAAGGATTTAAAATTTGGATTATCTGAAGGAGTTGATTGGATCGCACTAAGTTTTGTAAGAAATCCATCCGATATAAATGAGATAAAAGATTTAATAAATAAAAATGGTCATTCAACTCCTGTAGTCGCAAAAATAGAAAAATTTGAAGCAATCGATCAGATCGATACAGTATTACCCTTATGTGATGGGGTTATGGTTGCAAGAGGTGATTTGGGAGTAGAAATGCCTGCCGAAGAAGTTCCTCTTTTACAAAAGGAATTAATAAGAAAAGCTAATTCATTAGGTATCCCAATAATTACAGCGACTCAAATGCTTGATTCAATGGCTTCTAACCCAAGACCAACCAGGGCCGAAGTTAGTGATGTTGCAAATGCAATTCTGGATGGTACAGATGCAGTAATGCTTTCAAACGAAACTGCAGTTGGCGATTATCCTGTGGAGGCAGTTGAAACGATGGCAACTATAGCAAGAAGAATTGAAAGGGATTATCCACTTAAGGCTATTGAAAGCCACTTACCCAGTACGATCCCAAATGCTATTAGCGCAGCAGTAAGCAATATAGCTAGACAACTTGAAGCAGGAGCTATAATCCCTTTAACTAAATCAGGTTCTACCGCTCGAAATGTAAGTAAGTTCAGACCACCAACACCCATCTTGGCAACTACTACAGAAAGAAGTGTAGCGAGAAGATTGCAACTTGTTTGGGGAGTTACTCCAATAGTAGTTAAAAATGATGAAAGAACAGCAAAAACTTTTAGTTTAGCTATGCAAATTGCTCAAGAGATGGGGATCCTTAATCAAGGAGATTTAGTAGTTCAAACCGCAGGTACATTAACTGGAATTAGTGGCTCTACAGATTTAATAAAAGTCGGTTTAGTAAGAAGGATTGTATCAAGAGGAATTTCAATAGGGGAAATCGGTGTTACAGGTAAAGCAAGAATAATTAAAAATAATCTTGATATATCTTTAATTTGCCCAGGTGAAATATTATTTGTTCCGAAGGAATTAATGAAAAATATTCCACTGAGTAAAAATATTGCAGGCATTGTTACGAACCAAAATGTAAATGATGTTTATGCTTTTTTTAACAAAAATAATAAAAAGATTTCTACAATTTGTAATTTAGAAAATATGGATAGTCATCAAATCAGTAATGGAGATCTCATTACTCTCCAGCTTAATGAAGGTGTCATATACATGGGCCAAATTGAAGATGATGATGCAATAGATAAATATAAATATGTCTAG
- a CDS encoding nucleoside triphosphate pyrophosphohydrolase family protein codes for MDFKTYQKKARETAQYPDLGSNNIYPTLGLVGEAGEVAEKVKKVLRDKNGIFDNESKLGIKKELGDVLWYLSNLCTELNFNLEDVALQNLEKLKLRAAKGKIRGSGDDR; via the coding sequence ATGGATTTTAAAACTTATCAGAAAAAAGCTAGAGAAACAGCACAATATCCAGATTTAGGTTCAAATAATATTTATCCAACTCTTGGTTTAGTCGGGGAGGCTGGTGAGGTGGCAGAAAAAGTGAAAAAGGTTTTAAGAGATAAAAATGGAATATTTGATAACGAATCAAAATTAGGTATTAAAAAAGAGTTAGGAGATGTTTTGTGGTATTTATCAAATCTTTGTACAGAATTAAATTTCAATTTAGAAGATGTTGCATTACAAAATCTCGAAAAATTAAAATTAAGAGCTGCTAAAGGCAAGATAAGAGGTTCTGGAGATGATAGATAA
- a CDS encoding YggT family protein, which translates to MVSEIFAVLGQTLSIYSFILIIRILLTWFPGIDWSNSVLSALTSITDPYLNIFRGIIPPIGGFDISSLLAFLLLNVIQNLITNLQYASLGYS; encoded by the coding sequence ATGGTATCTGAGATTTTTGCAGTTCTGGGTCAAACTTTATCAATTTATTCTTTCATATTGATAATAAGAATTTTACTTACATGGTTTCCAGGTATTGATTGGAGTAACAGTGTTTTATCTGCATTAACTTCTATCACAGATCCTTATTTAAACATTTTTAGAGGTATTATCCCTCCAATAGGTGGATTTGATATTTCATCTTTGTTAGCTTTTTTACTTTTAAATGTTATCCAAAATTTAATTACAAATCTCCAGTATGCAAGCTTAGGTTATAGCTGA
- the scpB gene encoding SMC-Scp complex subunit ScpB, with the protein MSDIDLVTKVEAVLYLKGRPITKKDLSEITNSDINSINDAIKDLKNKYSNPNSAIELNAVNNSFSLELKSSLNEFVDDLLPSDLKTSELRTLATIAIKKKILQSDLILLRGSGAYDHIKELLEKKFIVKRKQKDGRSYWLSLSEKFFQTFAVSNEYLSNIGSGNNKQQ; encoded by the coding sequence ATATCTGATATAGATCTAGTTACAAAAGTTGAAGCTGTTCTATACTTAAAAGGCAGACCAATAACAAAAAAAGATCTTTCAGAAATTACTAATTCTGATATAAACTCAATAAATGATGCAATTAAAGATCTAAAAAATAAATACTCTAATCCCAACTCAGCTATTGAATTAAATGCAGTTAATAACAGTTTTTCTCTAGAACTAAAATCTAGTCTTAATGAATTCGTCGATGATTTACTTCCTTCTGATTTGAAAACATCCGAATTAAGGACATTGGCAACTATTGCGATCAAAAAAAAGATACTTCAATCAGATCTTATACTTCTTCGAGGTTCAGGTGCCTATGATCATATTAAAGAATTATTAGAAAAGAAATTCATCGTCAAACGGAAGCAAAAAGATGGGAGATCATATTGGCTATCATTATCAGAAAAGTTTTTTCAAACTTTTGCTGTAAGTAATGAATATCTCTCAAATATAGGAAGCGGTAATAATAAGCAGCAATAA
- the ilvA gene encoding threonine ammonia-lyase, biosynthetic, with amino-acid sequence MDDYFEKILQAEVYEVAKKTPLEKAHNLSNTLNNEVFLKREDLQDVFSFKIRGAYNKMSKLTNSQLAQGVITSSAGNHAQGVALSALKLNCQATILMPITTPLVKVNAVKNLKAKVILYGDNYDETYREAIRISQERNLCFIHPFDDPEVIAGQGTIAIELEQQLNEKPYAIYIAVGGGGLISGISLYVKKIWPEVKIIGVEPEDADAMTKSLEEEKIVELSSVGQFADGVAVKKIGKNTFDIGRKYIDKMIRVNTDEICAAIKDVFEDTRSILEPAGALSIAGMKKDIFNSNHSNRKMVAIACGANMNFERLRFVAERAELGECKEVMLAVEIPERAGSLIDFCKLLDSRNLTEFSYRMSNSKNAQIFVGVQVYGLNDKKNLLNVFRNSEYSFIDISDDELSKNHLRHMVGGRLPRDFKEMEYRNFIELLYRFEFPERPGALINFLNNMKSNWSISVFHYRNYGADVGKIVIGVLIDKNEILEWNNFVKILGYKFWDETQNDTYRLFLGASD; translated from the coding sequence ATGGATGATTATTTTGAAAAAATACTTCAAGCTGAAGTCTATGAAGTCGCAAAAAAAACACCACTAGAGAAAGCTCATAATTTAAGTAATACACTTAATAATGAAGTTTTTCTAAAAAGAGAAGATCTTCAGGATGTATTTTCATTCAAAATAAGAGGTGCCTATAACAAAATGAGTAAGCTCACTAATTCACAGCTTGCTCAGGGAGTAATTACTTCTAGTGCTGGTAATCATGCTCAAGGGGTTGCACTAAGTGCCCTTAAGTTAAATTGCCAAGCAACCATATTAATGCCCATTACCACACCTCTAGTAAAAGTTAATGCAGTAAAAAATTTAAAAGCAAAAGTTATATTATATGGCGATAACTATGATGAAACCTACAGAGAGGCAATAAGGATTAGCCAAGAAAGAAATTTATGCTTCATTCATCCCTTTGATGATCCAGAAGTAATAGCAGGACAAGGTACTATAGCTATAGAACTTGAACAGCAGCTTAATGAAAAACCTTATGCAATTTATATTGCTGTAGGTGGTGGGGGATTGATATCAGGAATATCCTTATACGTTAAAAAAATATGGCCTGAAGTAAAAATAATTGGTGTAGAGCCTGAAGATGCAGACGCTATGACGAAATCCTTGGAAGAAGAAAAAATTGTTGAACTATCTTCTGTTGGTCAATTTGCAGATGGAGTGGCGGTAAAAAAAATTGGTAAAAATACTTTTGATATTGGTAGAAAGTATATAGATAAGATGATTAGGGTTAATACTGACGAAATCTGTGCTGCTATAAAAGATGTTTTTGAGGATACTAGATCAATACTAGAACCTGCAGGTGCCTTATCAATTGCGGGAATGAAAAAAGATATTTTTAATTCGAATCATTCAAATAGAAAAATGGTTGCGATTGCATGTGGTGCAAATATGAATTTTGAGAGGCTTAGATTTGTTGCAGAAAGAGCAGAACTTGGAGAGTGTAAAGAAGTAATGTTGGCTGTTGAAATTCCTGAACGTGCTGGTAGTCTTATTGATTTTTGTAAGTTACTTGATAGTAGAAATTTAACTGAATTTAGCTATAGGATGTCGAATTCTAAGAATGCACAGATCTTTGTAGGGGTTCAAGTTTATGGTTTAAATGATAAAAAAAATCTATTAAATGTATTTAGAAATTCTGAGTACTCATTTATTGACATAAGTGATGATGAATTATCTAAAAATCATCTCAGACATATGGTAGGTGGAAGATTACCAAGGGATTTTAAAGAGATGGAATATAGAAACTTTATTGAACTTTTATACAGATTTGAGTTTCCTGAAAGGCCTGGCGCATTAATAAACTTCTTAAATAATATGAAATCTAATTGGTCTATAAGCGTATTTCACTACAGGAATTATGGAGCTGATGTAGGGAAAATTGTTATTGGAGTTTTGATCGATAAAAATGAGATTTTAGAGTGGAATAATTTTGTAAAAATTCTAGGCTATAAATTCTGGGATGAAACGCAAAACGATACATATAGATTATTCCTTGGTGCATCAGATTAA